The following coding sequences are from one Nitrospirota bacterium window:
- a CDS encoding KpsF/GutQ family sugar-phosphate isomerase, whose protein sequence is MTGEERADILEHARRVLHVEARAITDMAGRLNEDFARSVEVIQASRGRVIVSGMGKSGLVGQKIAATLASTGTPAHSMHPAEACHGDLGMVTSADVVLAISNSGETEELVGLIPFLKRFGVTLIALTGNLRSTLARSADVVLDVSVKEEACPLGVVPTSSTTAALAMGDALAVALILKRGFRSEDFAAFHPKGALGKKLLTRVSDLMHAGEDIPRVPPEASVTAALVEMSAKRLGVTTVVDGDGKLLGVITDGDLRRGIEKWEEAFFGMKAGEVMTRSPKTIAATELAARALAVMEAHSITSLVAVGGAGAPEGVIHIHDILREGIA, encoded by the coding sequence CGAGGCCCGGGCCATCACCGACATGGCCGGGCGGCTCAACGAGGACTTCGCCCGCTCGGTGGAGGTCATCCAGGCAAGCAGGGGACGGGTCATCGTCTCGGGTATGGGCAAGTCGGGCCTGGTGGGGCAGAAAATCGCCGCCACCCTGGCTTCCACGGGCACCCCGGCGCACTCCATGCACCCGGCCGAGGCCTGCCACGGCGACCTGGGGATGGTCACCTCCGCGGACGTGGTGCTGGCCATCAGCAACAGCGGCGAGACCGAGGAGCTGGTGGGCCTTATCCCCTTTCTCAAGCGCTTCGGCGTCACGCTCATCGCCCTGACGGGAAACCTGCGGTCCACCCTGGCCCGCTCGGCCGACGTCGTCCTGGATGTCTCGGTAAAGGAAGAGGCCTGCCCGCTGGGGGTGGTGCCCACCTCTTCCACCACGGCGGCTCTGGCCATGGGAGACGCCCTGGCCGTGGCCCTCATCCTCAAGCGTGGTTTCAGGAGCGAGGACTTCGCGGCCTTTCATCCCAAGGGGGCCCTGGGCAAGAAGCTGCTGACCAGGGTGAGCGACCTCATGCATGCCGGAGAGGACATCCCCCGGGTGCCCCCCGAGGCCTCCGTTACGGCCGCCCTTGTCGAGATGTCCGCAAAGAGGCTGGGGGTCACCACCGTCGTGGACGGGGACGGGAAGCTCCTGGGCGTCATAACCGACGGCGACCTGCGCCGGGGCATCGAGAAGTGGGAGGAGGCCTTCTTCGGCATGAAGGCCGGCGAGGTCATGACCCGCAGCCCCAAGACCATCGCCGCCACGGAGCTGGCCGCCAGGGCCCTGGCCGTGATGGAGGCCCACTCCATTACCTCGCTGGTGGCGGTGGGCGGCGCCGGAGCGCCCGAGGGCGTCATCCACATCCACGACATCCTCCGGGAAGGCATCGCCTGA